A stretch of the Enterobacter mori genome encodes the following:
- a CDS encoding copper/silver response regulator transcription factor: MKILIVEDEIKTGEYLSKGLTEAGFVVDYADNGLNGYHLAMTAGYDLLILDIMLPDVNGWDIVRMLRSAGKGMPILLLTALGTIEHRVKGLELGADDYLVKPFAFAELLARVRTLLRRGNTAIAESQFNVADLMIDLISRKVTRAGNRVLLTSKEFSLLEFFIRHQGEVLPRSLIASQVWDMNFDSDTNAIDVAVKRLRAKIDNDYEPKLIQTVRGVGYMLEAPDAK, encoded by the coding sequence ACGAGATTAAAACAGGCGAATACCTTAGCAAGGGGCTGACGGAGGCGGGCTTTGTGGTGGACTACGCTGACAATGGCCTGAACGGATATCATCTCGCTATGACCGCCGGGTATGATCTCCTGATTCTGGATATCATGCTGCCTGATGTGAACGGCTGGGATATCGTGCGCATGCTGCGTTCTGCCGGGAAAGGGATGCCGATACTGTTACTGACGGCCCTCGGCACGATTGAACACCGGGTTAAGGGGCTTGAGCTGGGCGCTGATGACTACCTGGTAAAACCTTTCGCGTTTGCTGAGCTTCTCGCTCGGGTGAGAACGCTCCTAAGGCGTGGTAATACGGCGATAGCCGAGAGCCAGTTCAACGTGGCGGACCTGATGATCGATCTCATCTCCAGGAAGGTCACCCGCGCCGGAAACCGTGTTCTGTTAACCAGCAAAGAGTTCAGCCTGCTGGAGTTTTTCATCCGTCATCAGGGCGAAGTCCTGCCCCGTTCCCTGATTGCTTCGCAGGTGTGGGACATGAACTTTGACAGCGACACCAACGCCATTGACGTCGCGGTTAAGCGCCTGCGCGCCAAAATAGACAATGATTATGAGCCAAAACTGATCCAGACCGTCCGCGGTGTCGGCTATATGCTGGAGGCGCCGGATGCAAAATAA
- a CDS encoding Cu(+)/Ag(+) sensor histidine kinase, with protein sequence MQNKPARRPFSLALRLTFFISLSTILAFFAFTWFMLHSVEKHFAEQDISDLQQISTAMHRILQSPADPDERKVSKIKESIASYRNVAVLLLDPQGNELFSSAQGAALRPAVNTADFGTHRRAQDVFLWTVEDPAMPAHSGPEMKMETYRIIASSGTAAFQGKTQNYVMLIGLSINFHLHYLDALKKNLLAIAAVISVLIILVIRIAVRQGHLPLRNVSTAIKNITSENLDVRLEPSRVPVELEQLVISFNHMIEKIEDVFTRQANFSADIAHEIRTPITNLMTQTEIALSQNRTQKELEDVLYSSLEEYTRMTRMVSDMLFLAQADNNQLIPDRVMFDLRAEVMKVFDFFEAWAEERNITLKFNGMPCLLEGDPQMFRRAINNLLSNALRYTPEAQAVTVSLTEQESDFVLMIENPGTPIPEEHLPRLFDRFYRVDPSRQRKGEGSGIGLAIVKSIVVAHHGKVRVESDARSTRFILSVPKAIPR encoded by the coding sequence ATGCAAAATAAGCCCGCCAGGCGTCCTTTCTCTCTTGCCCTGAGGCTGACGTTTTTTATCAGTCTCTCCACGATCCTCGCTTTTTTCGCCTTTACCTGGTTTATGCTGCATTCGGTTGAAAAGCATTTTGCCGAACAGGATATTAGCGATCTGCAGCAAATCAGTACCGCAATGCACCGCATACTGCAGTCACCGGCCGATCCCGATGAACGAAAGGTCAGTAAAATCAAAGAGTCGATTGCCAGTTACCGCAACGTCGCCGTGCTACTTTTGGATCCTCAGGGGAATGAACTGTTCAGTTCCGCGCAAGGCGCGGCATTACGCCCTGCGGTAAATACGGCGGATTTTGGCACACACCGTCGCGCGCAGGATGTGTTTCTCTGGACGGTAGAAGATCCTGCCATGCCCGCGCATTCCGGCCCCGAAATGAAAATGGAAACCTACCGAATTATCGCCTCTTCTGGAACGGCAGCATTTCAGGGAAAAACGCAGAACTACGTCATGCTTATCGGGCTTTCCATCAATTTTCATCTTCACTACCTCGATGCGCTGAAAAAGAATCTGCTCGCGATTGCTGCTGTTATCAGCGTGCTGATTATTCTGGTCATCCGCATCGCGGTTCGCCAGGGACACCTGCCCCTGCGTAACGTCAGCACCGCTATCAAAAATATCACCTCTGAAAATCTGGATGTGCGGCTGGAGCCGTCCCGCGTGCCTGTTGAGCTGGAACAGCTGGTGATCTCGTTCAACCATATGATTGAAAAAATTGAGGATGTCTTTACCCGTCAGGCCAATTTTTCTGCCGATATCGCGCACGAAATCAGAACCCCCATCACCAACCTGATGACGCAGACCGAGATTGCGCTAAGCCAGAACCGGACGCAGAAAGAGCTTGAAGACGTGCTCTATTCCAGCCTTGAAGAGTACACCCGGATGACCCGCATGGTCAGCGACATGCTGTTTCTCGCGCAGGCGGATAATAACCAGCTGATCCCTGACCGGGTCATGTTTGATTTACGTGCAGAGGTGATGAAAGTTTTCGATTTCTTCGAAGCCTGGGCGGAAGAGCGCAACATCACGCTGAAATTTAACGGGATGCCCTGCCTGCTTGAAGGGGATCCCCAGATGTTCAGGCGAGCGATCAATAACCTGTTGTCCAATGCCCTGCGTTATACGCCGGAAGCACAGGCCGTGACCGTCTCACTCACAGAACAAGAGAGCGATTTTGTTCTGATGATTGAAAACCCCGGAACGCCCATCCCGGAAGAACATTTGCCGAGACTGTTCGACCGTTTCTATCGGGTGGATCCGTCCAGGCAACGTAAAGGCGAAGGCAGCGGGATCGGGCTTGCTATCGTCAAGTCCATTGTGGTTGCCCATCATGGAAAAGTGCGTGTGGAATCTGACGCTCGCTCGACGCGGTTCATCTTGTCTGTGCCAAAGGCGATACCGCGCTAA
- a CDS encoding LysR family transcriptional regulator: MTDPDFNLLVALDVLLAEASVAAAARLLNLSTSAMSRTLSRLREVTGDPILVRAGRHMVLTPWAEASRDRARNAVHEARAVLQPSTETLNVQNLARLFTIRANDGFVVAFGPSLIAAIAAAAPEVCIRFAPKPEKTSRYLREGLVDLEIGVQSNMGPEIRLQRLFHDRFVGAVRKGHPLAALSTISINDYVSWGHVVASPDGSLHGFVDDVLAEQGMKRKVASVVPGFPTALSVALASDLIAMVPALYLRNQTMTESLHVFELPFKARIITVSQMWHPRMEQDPGHRWLREKVREVCQDAQ, from the coding sequence GTGACCGACCCTGATTTTAATTTGCTGGTTGCCCTCGACGTTTTGCTGGCTGAAGCCAGCGTAGCGGCTGCGGCGCGGCTTTTAAACCTCAGCACTTCGGCCATGAGCCGAACGCTGAGCAGGCTGCGTGAAGTAACCGGCGATCCGATTCTGGTTCGGGCCGGGCGTCATATGGTGCTGACGCCCTGGGCAGAAGCCTCCCGGGACCGGGCCAGAAACGCCGTGCACGAGGCGAGGGCGGTGCTCCAGCCCTCCACCGAGACGCTTAACGTCCAAAATCTGGCGCGACTTTTCACCATTCGGGCAAATGATGGCTTCGTGGTGGCCTTTGGTCCTTCGCTGATTGCCGCCATTGCCGCGGCTGCCCCTGAGGTCTGTATACGCTTCGCACCAAAGCCTGAAAAAACGTCGCGGTATCTGCGTGAGGGGCTGGTTGACCTGGAAATTGGCGTACAGAGCAATATGGGACCGGAGATACGTTTGCAGCGGTTATTTCACGACCGGTTTGTGGGTGCGGTACGCAAAGGGCATCCGCTGGCCGCGCTGTCGACAATTAGCATCAACGATTATGTGTCATGGGGCCATGTGGTCGCCTCGCCCGACGGTTCGTTACACGGCTTTGTCGATGACGTTCTGGCGGAACAGGGTATGAAACGTAAAGTGGCCAGCGTGGTGCCGGGCTTCCCGACGGCGTTATCCGTGGCGCTGGCGTCCGATCTCATTGCGATGGTTCCCGCACTGTATCTGCGCAATCAAACCATGACGGAAAGTTTGCACGTCTTCGAACTGCCGTTTAAAGCCCGGATCATCACGGTTTCCCAGATGTGGCACCCGCGCATGGAGCAGGATCCGGGGCACCGTTGGCTGAGAGAAAAAGTGCGCGAAGTCTGTCAGGATGCGCAGTGA
- a CDS encoding MFS transporter has protein sequence MTLFSNQPGDEGLPGHERARVMVALMTTTLMGVFDGTMINVALPSMASAMQVSANVAVWFANSYLLSAAMTLAIFAALAARMGYRPVFLAGLATFTLTSLGCAMATTPDMLIGMRVLQGIGGAATLSIAPAILRSVFPGRLLGRVLGLHALLIAASTAIAPVLGGTILEALRWEWLFAINIIPGSVALLLACKALPRGSASSKTPFDTAGAVLSAVLLGSTIMTANSFQHVSHEAAFWASIALLSIAAFIWHIRRVQSPLLPPVIFRNGRFTLAALTSLASFVSQGITFIALPFLFQSVYGYSPLESALLFTPWPIGIVLIAPHAGRWADTISAPLISTIGLMIFAVGLILLATLPASPPTWDICLRSLVCGIGFGCFQSPNNREMLANVARENASYASGVLSIVRTFGQCLGAAVVGVWLAATTGSNQAVHFALWTAVLASAGSVLFSLSRLRPVVRASA, from the coding sequence ATGACGCTGTTTTCAAACCAGCCCGGCGATGAGGGATTACCGGGACACGAACGTGCACGGGTCATGGTCGCTCTGATGACCACTACGCTGATGGGCGTCTTCGATGGGACCATGATTAACGTTGCGCTGCCCTCTATGGCAAGCGCGATGCAGGTCTCAGCGAATGTCGCAGTATGGTTTGCCAACAGTTACCTGCTGTCGGCGGCGATGACGCTGGCTATCTTTGCCGCGCTGGCAGCGCGCATGGGCTATCGCCCGGTGTTTCTGGCAGGTCTTGCGACGTTCACGCTGACCTCCCTTGGCTGCGCGATGGCGACGACGCCCGACATGCTGATCGGGATGCGCGTTTTGCAAGGCATAGGGGGGGCGGCCACGTTGAGTATCGCCCCGGCAATACTGCGCTCCGTTTTCCCGGGACGACTGCTTGGCCGCGTTCTGGGGCTGCACGCCCTGCTGATTGCCGCCAGCACGGCCATAGCGCCGGTGCTGGGCGGCACGATCCTGGAGGCACTGCGCTGGGAATGGCTGTTTGCGATTAACATTATTCCGGGAAGTGTCGCACTGCTGCTGGCCTGTAAGGCATTACCGCGCGGTTCGGCTTCCAGTAAAACGCCCTTTGACACCGCAGGTGCTGTGCTCTCGGCGGTTCTGTTAGGTTCGACGATCATGACCGCGAACAGTTTCCAGCACGTCAGCCATGAGGCCGCGTTCTGGGCGAGTATTGCCCTGCTCAGCATCGCCGCGTTCATCTGGCATATTCGCCGCGTCCAAAGTCCCTTGCTGCCCCCCGTTATCTTCCGCAACGGTCGCTTTACGCTCGCCGCACTCACCTCACTTGCGTCGTTTGTCAGCCAGGGCATTACCTTTATCGCGCTGCCGTTTCTGTTTCAAAGCGTGTATGGCTACAGCCCGCTGGAATCGGCCCTTCTGTTCACGCCCTGGCCGATTGGCATCGTGTTGATTGCCCCGCACGCGGGCCGTTGGGCAGATACGATTTCAGCGCCGCTGATTTCGACCATCGGGCTGATGATTTTTGCCGTTGGGTTGATCCTGCTGGCGACGTTACCGGCAAGCCCTCCCACATGGGATATCTGCCTGCGCAGTCTGGTGTGCGGTATTGGGTTTGGCTGCTTCCAGAGCCCCAATAATCGGGAAATGCTCGCTAACGTGGCGCGGGAGAATGCCAGCTATGCATCCGGGGTATTGTCCATCGTCAGGACCTTCGGGCAGTGTCTGGGGGCGGCCGTGGTTGGGGTCTGGCTGGCTGCGACGACGGGCTCGAATCAGGCCGTTCACTTTGCGCTGTGGACTGCGGTGTTAGCCTCGGCCGGGTCGGTGTTGTTTAGCCTGAGCCGACTGCGCCCTGTCGTTCGGGCATCCGCCTGA
- a CDS encoding DUF2891 domain-containing protein translates to MELTQHQADAFARMPLTYLRQEYPNHIMHLLNDDGDVLPPRELHPIFYGCFDWHSAVHGYWLLLRCVRLYPELPCRNEIVALIDEHLTDENVAKELAYFTAPFRASFERPYGYGWLLALAQELKQSALPQAAVWYQTLEPLTQDIRNRLVDYLSKLTYPIRVGTHYNTAFALALALDYARAVQDGALEQAILTAAERFYLADTRYPAHYEPGGDEYISGALTEALLMSKVADTFPAWFDKFLPDVGTVAALMNPAEVSDRTDPKIAHLDGLNLSRAWCMKHIAKALPESHPEQQAMRDAVAKHLAASVKHVVGSHYSGGHWLASFALLALE, encoded by the coding sequence ATGGAATTAACGCAACATCAGGCAGACGCGTTTGCTCGCATGCCTTTGACCTATTTGCGCCAGGAATACCCGAACCACATCATGCACCTGCTGAATGATGATGGCGATGTTCTGCCGCCTCGCGAGCTGCACCCCATTTTCTACGGCTGTTTTGACTGGCACTCGGCGGTGCACGGCTACTGGCTGCTGCTGCGCTGCGTGCGCCTCTACCCAGAGCTACCGTGTCGGAATGAAATTGTCGCGCTTATTGACGAGCATCTGACCGATGAGAATGTGGCGAAAGAGCTGGCCTATTTCACCGCGCCGTTCCGCGCGTCGTTCGAACGACCGTATGGCTACGGATGGCTGCTGGCGCTGGCTCAGGAGTTGAAACAGTCGGCGCTGCCGCAGGCCGCAGTCTGGTACCAAACGCTTGAGCCGTTAACCCAGGATATTCGCAACCGGCTGGTGGATTACCTCAGCAAGCTCACCTATCCGATCCGCGTTGGAACGCATTACAACACGGCGTTTGCCCTCGCGCTGGCGCTCGATTACGCCCGCGCCGTGCAAGACGGTGCGCTGGAGCAGGCGATTCTGACGGCAGCTGAGCGGTTTTATCTCGCAGATACGCGCTATCCTGCGCACTACGAACCGGGCGGCGATGAGTATATTTCCGGCGCGCTGACCGAGGCGCTGCTGATGAGCAAGGTAGCGGATACCTTCCCGGCATGGTTTGATAAATTCCTCCCTGATGTAGGGACTGTTGCGGCACTGATGAACCCGGCGGAGGTGAGCGACCGTACCGACCCGAAAATTGCCCATCTGGACGGGTTAAACCTCAGCCGCGCCTGGTGTATGAAGCACATTGCAAAGGCGCTGCCGGAGAGCCATCCGGAGCAGCAGGCAATGCGTGATGCCGTGGCGAAACACCTGGCGGCAAGCGTGAAGCATGTAGTGGGCAGCCACTACAGCGGCGGGCACTGGCTGGCGAGCTTTGCGCTGCTGGCGCTGGAGTAA
- a CDS encoding DUF979 domain-containing protein, whose translation MMTLITINRVYYLIGFVVMLLVVMTLRDRANPKRFTTALFWFLFGGIFLFGDLMVQELGKSLAYRIIGGGVIAIALLAGFGLVGKGHYKMASDEERVASSNRLKNWLFLPALMIPVVTVIGTLFLKGVSIGGVYLLDQKQLTLAALCVACVAAILTGWWLTKGTPLHAIRQSRRLVDTIGWAVILPQMLAMLGGVFVAANTGDSVQKVVSLFVNPDSRFMLVVIYCVGMALFTMIMGNAFAAFPVLSAGIALPFLINVHHGNPAPLLAIGMYAGYCGTLMTPMAANFNIVPAALLELKDKYQVIKIQIPTALTLLVVNVFLMYFLVFR comes from the coding sequence ATGATGACGCTTATCACCATTAACCGCGTGTACTACCTCATCGGCTTTGTCGTGATGCTGCTGGTCGTGATGACCCTGCGCGATCGCGCCAATCCGAAGCGTTTTACCACCGCGCTGTTCTGGTTTTTATTCGGCGGGATCTTCCTGTTTGGCGATCTGATGGTGCAGGAGCTGGGGAAATCGCTGGCGTATCGGATCATTGGCGGCGGCGTCATCGCTATTGCGCTGCTGGCGGGCTTTGGTCTGGTCGGAAAGGGGCACTATAAAATGGCCTCCGACGAGGAGCGCGTTGCGTCGTCAAACCGGCTTAAAAACTGGCTGTTCCTGCCAGCGCTGATGATCCCGGTGGTGACGGTTATCGGGACGCTGTTCCTGAAGGGCGTGTCGATTGGCGGCGTTTATCTCCTCGACCAGAAACAGCTTACCCTGGCGGCGCTGTGCGTGGCCTGCGTCGCGGCGATCCTCACCGGATGGTGGCTAACGAAGGGTACGCCGCTGCACGCTATCCGCCAGTCTCGTCGTCTTGTCGACACCATCGGCTGGGCGGTGATCCTGCCGCAGATGCTGGCGATGCTCGGCGGCGTGTTCGTGGCGGCCAATACCGGCGATTCGGTGCAGAAGGTGGTCAGCCTGTTCGTGAACCCGGATAGCCGCTTCATGCTGGTGGTGATTTACTGCGTGGGTATGGCGCTATTTACCATGATCATGGGTAATGCCTTTGCCGCTTTCCCGGTATTAAGTGCCGGTATCGCCTTACCGTTCCTGATTAACGTGCATCACGGCAACCCGGCACCGCTGCTGGCAATTGGCATGTACGCGGGCTATTGCGGCACGCTGATGACGCCGATGGCCGCGAACTTCAATATCGTTCCCGCCGCGCTGCTGGAGCTGAAAGACAAATATCAGGTGATCAAGATCCAGATCCCGACCGCGTTAACCCTGCTGGTGGTGAACGTGTTCTTAATGTATTTCCTCGTGTTTCGCTAA
- a CDS encoding DUF969 domain-containing protein has translation MDGTTLLPLIGIPIVVIGFALRFNPLLVVVVAGLATGLLVGMDFGMLLETFGEKFVNSRSLATFILILPVIGLLEYYGLKERAQAWVAKIASATSARILMLYFVAREGTAALGLMSLGGHAQTVRPLLAPMAEGAALNEYGDLPQHIRDKIKAHAAACDNIAVFFGEDIFIAFGAVLLIDAFLKENGIQGIEPLHIGLWAIPTAIAALIIHMARLLRLDASIRRDVMAWRAEQGKQEVAQ, from the coding sequence ATGGACGGTACTACGCTGTTGCCGCTGATCGGGATACCGATCGTGGTTATTGGTTTTGCACTGCGCTTCAACCCGCTGCTGGTGGTCGTGGTGGCGGGGCTGGCGACGGGTCTGCTGGTCGGAATGGATTTCGGCATGCTGCTGGAGACTTTCGGCGAAAAGTTCGTGAATAGCCGATCGCTGGCCACCTTCATTCTGATCCTGCCGGTGATTGGTCTGCTGGAATATTACGGGCTGAAAGAGCGCGCCCAGGCCTGGGTGGCGAAGATCGCCAGCGCGACCTCGGCACGCATTCTGATGCTCTATTTTGTCGCCCGTGAAGGCACCGCAGCGCTGGGATTGATGTCTCTTGGCGGTCATGCCCAGACGGTGCGCCCGCTGCTGGCCCCGATGGCCGAAGGGGCGGCGCTGAACGAATACGGCGATCTGCCGCAGCATATCCGCGACAAAATCAAAGCCCATGCCGCCGCGTGCGACAATATCGCGGTCTTTTTTGGCGAGGACATCTTTATCGCCTTCGGTGCGGTTCTGCTGATTGACGCCTTCCTGAAAGAAAACGGGATCCAGGGGATCGAACCGCTGCATATCGGTCTGTGGGCTATTCCCACCGCCATTGCGGCATTAATTATTCATATGGCTCGCCTGCTGCGCCTGGATGCCAGCATTCGTCGTGACGTCATGGCCTGGCGTGCAGAGCAGGGTAAACAGGAGGTGGCGCAATGA
- a CDS encoding winged helix DNA-binding protein: protein MTSKKGVASNHDDITDGRIVSSRHLVSERCAELSELEYALIMTSNAFNKWMVRCMTAAGDPDMGAFDVSLLHHVNHRNRKKKLADICFVLNVEDTHVVTYALKKLVKAGYVTSEKAGKELFFSTTEEGKALCMKYRDVREACLINIHGESGISGTSIGETAQLLRTISSLYDTAARAAASL, encoded by the coding sequence ATGACCTCAAAAAAGGGTGTTGCCTCAAACCACGACGATATTACGGATGGCCGCATCGTCTCCTCTCGCCACCTGGTGTCGGAACGCTGTGCGGAGCTATCGGAGCTGGAATACGCGCTGATCATGACCAGCAACGCGTTTAACAAATGGATGGTGCGCTGCATGACGGCGGCCGGCGATCCGGATATGGGGGCGTTTGACGTGTCGCTGCTGCATCATGTGAATCATCGCAACCGCAAGAAAAAGCTGGCCGATATCTGCTTCGTGCTGAACGTGGAAGATACGCACGTGGTGACGTATGCTCTGAAAAAGCTGGTTAAGGCGGGCTACGTAACGAGTGAGAAAGCGGGCAAGGAACTCTTCTTCTCCACGACGGAGGAAGGCAAAGCCTTATGCATGAAGTACCGCGACGTGCGGGAAGCCTGCCTGATTAATATTCATGGAGAGAGCGGTATTTCAGGAACGTCTATCGGGGAAACCGCGCAGCTGCTGCGCACGATCTCCTCCCTGTATGATACCGCCGCGCGTGCGGCGGCATCGCTGTGA
- the glgX gene encoding glycogen debranching protein GlgX, which produces MAKDNRFEIRAGHGQLLGANYDGKGVNFALFSAHAERVELCLFDPSGKTEIARLELPEYTHEVWHGYVPDLKPGALYGYRVYGPYAPESGHRFNPHKLLIDPYARELVGDIDWNDAHFGYELGHDELDLSFDTRDSAPFTPKCKVIDPDAFDWQDNNRPNVPWSHTVVYESHVKGFTQMNPAIPPELRGTFEGMGHKASVEYIKSLGITSVELLPVHWFPDDQHLLDRGLKNFWGYNTLGFFAPASRYYGPAGIQGFRNMVRAYHDAGIEVILDVVYNHTAEGNELGPTLSFKGIDNYSYYRTLPGQHRYYINDTGTGNTVNTSHPRVLQMVMDSLRYWAESMHIDGFRFDLGTILGREPEGFDPRGGFFDAVTQDPVLSKLKLIGEPWDIGPGGYQVGGFPPGWGEWNDKYRDTVREYWKGDNVSNDFAARLLGSGDLYDLRGRRPWASVNFITAHDGFTLNDLVSYNEKHNADNGEDNNDGHNDNRSYNYGEEGPTENLDIIATRERQKRNFLTTLLFSHGTPMLLAGDEFGRTQKGNNNGYCQDSEISWIDWKGLTENDTALREFTRRLIALRASQPLLRRESWRDGLEIRWFNAGGGPQQAEQWDEGSTLGVSISRPDLKQEEGIWHDVLMLFNPFEGPVPFQIPLFGEGGWVLELSTAEDTASGTVITQAVDYELAGRSISLFRRP; this is translated from the coding sequence ATGGCAAAGGATAACAGGTTTGAAATTCGGGCCGGTCATGGCCAGCTGTTGGGCGCAAACTATGACGGAAAAGGCGTGAACTTTGCGCTCTTCTCCGCGCACGCAGAGCGGGTGGAGCTCTGTCTGTTTGACCCGTCCGGGAAAACGGAAATTGCCCGACTGGAACTCCCGGAATATACCCATGAGGTCTGGCACGGCTACGTGCCCGATCTCAAGCCCGGCGCGCTGTACGGCTATCGCGTCTACGGTCCCTACGCCCCGGAAAGCGGACATCGCTTCAACCCGCATAAGTTGCTTATTGACCCCTACGCCCGTGAACTGGTGGGCGATATCGACTGGAACGACGCCCATTTTGGCTATGAGCTTGGGCATGATGAACTCGATCTCAGTTTTGATACCCGCGATAGCGCGCCGTTCACGCCCAAATGTAAGGTTATCGATCCGGACGCTTTCGACTGGCAGGACAACAACCGGCCGAACGTGCCCTGGTCGCATACCGTTGTCTATGAGAGCCACGTGAAAGGCTTTACCCAGATGAACCCGGCCATTCCGCCCGAACTGCGCGGCACGTTTGAGGGGATGGGACACAAAGCCTCGGTCGAGTACATCAAAAGTCTTGGCATCACCTCGGTTGAGCTGCTCCCGGTTCACTGGTTTCCGGACGACCAGCATCTGCTTGACCGCGGGCTGAAAAACTTCTGGGGCTATAACACGCTGGGCTTTTTCGCTCCGGCGTCGCGCTACTACGGCCCGGCGGGGATCCAGGGTTTCCGCAACATGGTGCGTGCGTATCATGACGCGGGCATCGAGGTGATTCTGGACGTGGTGTATAACCATACGGCGGAAGGTAACGAGCTGGGGCCAACGCTTTCGTTTAAGGGCATTGATAACTACAGCTATTACCGCACGCTGCCGGGCCAGCACCGCTATTACATTAACGACACCGGGACGGGAAACACGGTTAACACCTCGCACCCGCGCGTGCTGCAGATGGTGATGGATTCCCTGCGCTACTGGGCGGAATCGATGCATATTGACGGTTTCCGCTTTGACTTAGGGACCATCCTCGGCCGCGAGCCGGAAGGGTTTGATCCGCGCGGCGGTTTCTTCGACGCGGTCACACAGGATCCGGTGCTCTCTAAACTCAAGCTGATTGGTGAACCCTGGGATATCGGTCCCGGCGGCTATCAGGTCGGCGGTTTCCCGCCGGGCTGGGGCGAGTGGAACGACAAATACCGCGACACGGTGCGTGAATACTGGAAGGGCGATAATGTCTCAAACGATTTTGCCGCCCGTCTGCTGGGCTCCGGCGATCTCTACGATCTGCGCGGACGTCGTCCGTGGGCCAGCGTCAACTTCATCACCGCCCATGACGGCTTTACACTGAACGACCTGGTGTCGTACAACGAGAAGCACAACGCCGACAACGGCGAGGACAATAACGACGGGCATAACGATAATCGCTCGTACAACTATGGCGAAGAGGGGCCGACGGAGAACCTGGATATTATTGCCACGCGCGAGCGGCAGAAACGTAATTTCCTGACCACTCTGCTGTTCTCCCACGGCACGCCGATGCTGCTGGCGGGCGACGAGTTTGGCCGCACGCAGAAGGGTAATAATAACGGCTACTGCCAGGACAGTGAGATTTCGTGGATCGACTGGAAGGGGCTAACCGAAAACGACACGGCGCTGCGCGAGTTTACCCGACGGCTCATTGCCTTACGCGCATCGCAGCCGTTACTGCGTCGTGAAAGCTGGCGCGACGGGCTGGAGATCCGCTGGTTTAATGCCGGAGGGGGGCCGCAGCAGGCCGAGCAGTGGGATGAGGGCTCAACGCTTGGCGTTTCCATCAGCAGGCCGGATCTCAAACAGGAGGAGGGCATCTGGCACGATGTGCTGATGTTGTTTAACCCGTTTGAAGGCCCGGTTCCCTTCCAGATCCCGCTGTTTGGGGAAGGTGGATGGGTGCTTGAGCTGTCTACGGCTGAAGATACTGCCTCCGGAACGGTTATCACCCAGGCCGTAGATTACGAACTGGCCGGACGCAGTATCTCGCTTTTCAGACGTCCTTAA